The proteins below come from a single Saccharophagus degradans 2-40 genomic window:
- a CDS encoding glycosyltransferase family 2 protein, with the protein MSKTLVFIPAYRCAKQIVRVLAQFTKEVQQHVDTVLVVDNQSPDDTLQCAIDTAKTTFTDCEFIAWRNADNYGLGGSHKAAFKYAIEHDFDHLIVLHGDDQADIRDALPLLREGAHKNVDCLLGARFAPGSQLKGYSLIRTLGNRVYNLLFSLTTLHRIYDLGSGLNIYSLKTFKQAYYHTFPDNLTFNYVMLLASYNKKQKVAYFPISWREEDQASNVRMFRQAFTVLYFLGSYFFLRAGFLKRDMRAKAFEQYTGDIVYQQHAATHSSINTTANAS; encoded by the coding sequence ATGTCTAAGACCTTAGTTTTTATTCCAGCTTACCGCTGTGCTAAACAAATTGTTCGCGTACTGGCGCAATTTACCAAAGAAGTGCAGCAGCACGTCGATACGGTATTGGTGGTCGATAACCAATCACCAGATGACACCTTACAGTGCGCCATCGATACCGCCAAAACAACCTTTACCGATTGCGAATTTATCGCCTGGCGCAACGCAGATAATTACGGCTTAGGTGGTTCGCATAAAGCAGCGTTTAAATACGCCATAGAGCACGACTTCGACCATCTTATTGTGTTACATGGCGACGACCAAGCAGACATTCGCGACGCACTGCCACTGCTGCGTGAAGGTGCACATAAAAATGTGGATTGTTTATTGGGGGCAAGGTTTGCGCCGGGCAGCCAGTTAAAAGGCTACTCATTAATACGTACCTTGGGCAACAGGGTCTATAACCTACTTTTTAGCTTAACGACATTACATAGAATTTACGATTTAGGCTCGGGGTTAAATATTTACTCCTTAAAAACCTTCAAGCAAGCTTACTACCACACCTTTCCCGATAACCTTACGTTTAACTATGTGATGTTATTGGCGAGTTATAACAAAAAACAAAAGGTGGCTTACTTTCCTATTAGTTGGCGTGAAGAAGATCAGGCATCTAATGTGCGTATGTTTAGGCAGGCGTTTACGGTGTTGTATTTTTTAGGCTCGTATTTTTTTCTACGCGCTGGGTTTCTTAAACGCGATATGCGTGCAAAAGCGTTTGAGCAATACACGGGTGATATAGTGTACCAGCAGCATGCGGCTACGCACTCCAGTATCAATACCACCGCTAACGCTAGTTGA
- a CDS encoding DUF58 domain-containing protein, translating into MFTGLFKRFAFIARALPSKLAVGCFLWGGAILFLLTSLFALLEIESIESSVTTFGFALLLFFVGLLLLDWLACLAQKPIFVERELPHSIAVNRWTSITLVLHHHFARPVKLQLHDGLADQLLCEDMPLQVQLRPGQYSKVAYKIKPVVRGNHTITPCTLRVESPFRLWFKQYQAGASSEIKVYPDFAAISAFTIMATENHTSQIGIKRRPRRGEGMEFLQLRDYRRGDSLRQIDWKATARRRELISREYQDERDQQIVLLVDSGRRMRALDGELSHFDHSLNAMLLVSYIALRQGDSVSVMSFGDGHRWIPPQKGAGKMKTILNGMYDLTAENCAADYVAAAEQLAILQRKRSLVIVVTNTRDEESDELVMAVNLLRKRHVVLVANIRENILKEMHDSEVKDMDTALDYLAVNDYMQARQQAQNEIRNQGVYAIDCQPSELAVKVANSYIEIKRAGVL; encoded by the coding sequence ATGTTTACAGGGTTGTTTAAGCGATTTGCATTTATAGCGCGCGCGTTGCCATCTAAATTGGCGGTAGGCTGCTTTTTATGGGGCGGCGCAATTTTATTTTTGCTTACCAGTTTGTTTGCGTTGCTAGAAATAGAATCTATTGAAAGCAGCGTAACCACGTTTGGTTTTGCGCTGCTGTTATTTTTTGTTGGCTTATTGCTGCTAGATTGGCTGGCGTGCCTTGCGCAAAAGCCCATTTTTGTCGAGCGCGAATTGCCCCACAGTATTGCCGTTAACCGCTGGACCAGTATAACCCTTGTGTTGCACCACCATTTTGCAAGGCCGGTTAAGCTGCAACTGCACGATGGGCTTGCCGATCAATTACTGTGTGAAGATATGCCGCTGCAGGTGCAATTGCGCCCAGGGCAATACTCCAAGGTGGCCTACAAAATAAAACCTGTCGTGCGCGGCAATCACACAATTACACCCTGTACCCTGCGGGTAGAAAGTCCCTTTCGCCTTTGGTTTAAACAGTACCAAGCGGGTGCGAGCAGCGAGATAAAGGTATACCCAGATTTCGCCGCAATATCTGCCTTTACAATAATGGCCACCGAAAACCATACCAGCCAAATAGGTATTAAACGCCGACCAAGACGCGGCGAAGGTATGGAGTTTTTACAACTGCGCGATTATCGTCGCGGCGATTCGCTGCGACAAATAGATTGGAAAGCCACTGCGCGGCGCCGCGAATTAATATCCCGCGAATACCAAGATGAACGCGATCAACAAATTGTATTGCTTGTGGATAGTGGTAGACGCATGCGCGCACTAGATGGCGAGCTTAGCCATTTTGACCACTCGCTAAACGCCATGCTGTTAGTAAGTTATATAGCCTTGCGCCAAGGGGATAGCGTAAGTGTAATGAGCTTTGGCGATGGCCACCGCTGGATACCGCCGCAAAAAGGCGCCGGCAAAATGAAAACCATATTAAACGGCATGTACGACTTAACCGCAGAAAACTGCGCGGCCGATTACGTTGCCGCGGCCGAGCAATTAGCTATATTACAGCGCAAGCGTTCGCTGGTTATTGTGGTTACTAATACCCGCGATGAAGAATCCGATGAGTTGGTAATGGCGGTTAACCTATTGCGCAAACGCCACGTGGTACTAGTGGCCAATATTCGCGAAAACATTTTAAAAGAAATGCACGATAGCGAAGTAAAAGATATGGATACCGCACTAGATTACCTCGCGGTAAACGACTACATGCAAGCGCGCCAACAGGCCCAAAACGAAATTCGTAACCAAGGTGTATACGCCATAGATTGCCAGCCATCGGAATTGGCGGTGAAGGTGGCGAATAGTTATATTGAGATAAAGAGGGCGGGAGTTTTGTGA
- a CDS encoding DUF805 domain-containing protein: MTETLNPYQAPQGDLDTGVFAEGEVALFKASTRIGRLRYLSRACTFGILSYLALGITAGIAAAIGGVIGAVFWLLFAAIVIGVFAVSIIFGIQRLHDLNQSGWLILLNFIPIANLVMMIFLIFVPGTQGVNKWGHKPPANTTKHWVGALLPFIGMFVIGILAAISIPAYQDYIERSQSQETIDWSE, from the coding sequence ATGACAGAAACTCTTAACCCCTATCAGGCCCCACAGGGTGACCTAGATACAGGCGTATTTGCCGAAGGCGAAGTAGCTCTTTTTAAAGCAAGTACACGTATTGGCCGTTTGCGCTATTTATCTCGCGCTTGCACTTTTGGCATACTCAGTTACTTAGCACTTGGTATTACTGCGGGAATAGCTGCTGCTATAGGCGGGGTAATCGGCGCAGTTTTCTGGCTATTATTTGCCGCAATAGTAATTGGCGTTTTCGCGGTAAGTATTATATTTGGCATACAGCGTTTGCACGATCTGAACCAATCTGGCTGGCTTATTTTATTAAACTTCATACCAATCGCTAACTTGGTAATGATGATATTTCTTATATTTGTACCCGGCACACAGGGCGTAAATAAATGGGGGCATAAACCGCCCGCTAACACCACCAAACACTGGGTAGGCGCATTACTTCCGTTTATTGGCATGTTCGTAATAGGCATTCTTGCAGCAATCTCAATCCCCGCGTACCAAGACTACATAGAGCGTTCGCAATCACAAGAAACAATAGACTGGTCCGAATAA
- a CDS encoding RDD family protein — MITDTRIALEIPEGGDLPLDPAGFGPRAVAYIIDFLITTVALSILGAVLGLAGGFGDGILYILYFLVNWFYPVFFEVWKNGATPGKRSMGLVVVNDDGTPLTFSASVIRNLMRPVDMLPVGYMTGVVSILCTRKFQRLGDLAAGTMVVYAHQPTPAPVLDAKGKRPVPVSLRTDEQRALLAFAERSKSLSAQRQQELAELLQPIIKADEPVLAIKQMANSMVGDFSGGQNR, encoded by the coding sequence TTGATCACCGACACCCGAATAGCCCTAGAGATTCCCGAGGGCGGCGACTTGCCACTTGACCCTGCAGGGTTCGGCCCGCGCGCCGTGGCTTATATCATCGATTTCTTAATAACTACCGTGGCTTTGAGTATTTTAGGTGCGGTGCTCGGCTTGGCGGGTGGTTTTGGCGACGGCATTCTTTATATTCTTTACTTTCTTGTTAATTGGTTTTACCCAGTATTTTTTGAAGTGTGGAAAAACGGCGCCACGCCGGGTAAACGCAGCATGGGGTTAGTGGTAGTCAACGACGATGGTACGCCGCTTACTTTCTCTGCCTCGGTAATCCGCAACTTAATGCGCCCAGTTGATATGCTGCCGGTAGGCTATATGACCGGCGTAGTAAGCATACTGTGCACTCGCAAGTTTCAGCGTTTGGGCGACTTAGCCGCCGGTACCATGGTGGTTTACGCCCATCAACCTACACCCGCCCCAGTATTAGATGCCAAAGGTAAGCGCCCTGTACCTGTTAGCCTGCGCACCGATGAGCAGCGCGCGCTATTGGCGTTTGCCGAGCGCAGCAAAAGTCTATCGGCCCAGCGCCAACAGGAGCTTGCCGAACTGCTGCAGCCCATCATTAAAGCCGACGAGCCAGTGCTTGCTATTAAACAAATGGCCAACAGTATGGTAGGCGATTTTAGCGGGGGGCAAAACCGATGA
- a CDS encoding GtrA family protein, with product MQKIQQFLRFALLSGVGWLCDFGVYSLLVLLTDIGSSSANFISSFVGVTFVYFTSLGYVFRRRDQNRKVFLTSYWAWQAASITAYSVALGLLVASLVNVQLLTELGVNIAIAGKIIITPINLLTNYMFMKWLTRFMTVKNA from the coding sequence ATGCAAAAGATACAACAGTTCCTAAGGTTTGCTCTGCTCTCTGGTGTGGGCTGGCTGTGCGACTTTGGTGTGTATAGCTTGTTGGTACTGCTTACAGATATTGGCTCATCGAGCGCTAATTTTATTTCGTCTTTTGTGGGTGTCACTTTTGTATATTTTACGTCGCTTGGTTACGTATTTCGGCGGCGCGATCAAAATCGCAAAGTGTTCCTTACCAGCTATTGGGCATGGCAAGCGGCATCCATTACGGCTTATTCTGTTGCCCTAGGGCTATTGGTAGCTAGCCTAGTTAACGTGCAACTACTAACCGAGCTTGGCGTAAATATCGCCATCGCCGGTAAAATAATTATTACGCCCATTAACCTGTTAACTAATTACATGTTTATGAAATGGTTAACCCGATTTATGACGGTGAAAAACGCTTAA
- a CDS encoding AAA family ATPase — protein MTDELHEKIAQASALAQSIKTEIKKVLIGQDDIIEQVLVALIGQGHVLLEGVPGLGKTLLVRALAKCFGGQFSRVQFTPDLMPSDVTGHAMFNMGKQEFEIRKGPAFTNLLLADEINRAPAKTQAALLEVMQEGQITIEGEAFKVHSPFMVMATQNPVEQEGTYPLPEAELDRFMLKVLIDYPSHSDETLMLRHMSGGKVSGGFDLDSLTTVIKEEHVTSLQKIATKIVVDDEVLDYMVKLVRATREWQGIARGAGPRASVALLNASRAVALINNNTFVTPDDVKSVYIAALRHRILLAAELEIEGVSEDAVLGDILRHIQAPRS, from the coding sequence ATGACCGATGAACTACACGAAAAAATAGCCCAAGCAAGTGCCTTGGCGCAAAGTATAAAAACAGAAATTAAGAAAGTACTTATCGGCCAAGATGACATTATCGAACAAGTGCTGGTTGCTTTAATCGGCCAAGGGCACGTATTGCTAGAAGGTGTGCCAGGCTTGGGTAAAACATTATTGGTGCGCGCCTTGGCAAAATGCTTTGGCGGCCAATTTTCGCGCGTGCAGTTTACTCCCGATTTAATGCCTAGCGATGTAACAGGCCACGCTATGTTTAATATGGGTAAACAAGAATTCGAAATACGTAAAGGCCCAGCATTTACCAACTTGCTATTGGCCGACGAAATTAATCGTGCACCGGCAAAAACCCAAGCGGCACTGCTAGAGGTAATGCAAGAGGGCCAAATTACAATTGAAGGCGAAGCCTTTAAAGTGCACAGCCCCTTCATGGTAATGGCCACCCAAAACCCGGTAGAGCAAGAGGGCACATACCCATTGCCCGAGGCAGAGCTAGACCGATTTATGCTAAAAGTACTTATCGACTACCCCTCGCACAGCGATGAAACGTTAATGTTGCGCCATATGAGCGGCGGCAAAGTAAGCGGCGGTTTCGATTTAGATTCGCTTACAACTGTTATTAAAGAAGAGCACGTTACCAGCTTGCAAAAAATTGCCACAAAAATTGTGGTAGACGATGAAGTGTTGGATTACATGGTGAAACTGGTGCGCGCCACTCGCGAATGGCAAGGCATTGCCCGCGGTGCAGGCCCGCGCGCAAGTGTGGCTTTGCTTAATGCCTCGCGCGCGGTTGCCCTTATTAATAACAATACCTTTGTTACGCCAGATGATGTGAAATCTGTTTACATTGCAGCGCTGCGCCACCGCATTTTATTGGCTGCCGAGCTAGAAATTGAAGGCGTAAGTGAAGATGCCGTGCTGGGCGATATTTTGCGCCATATACAAGCGCCGCGCAGCTAA
- a CDS encoding stage II sporulation protein M, which produces MKQGVFERRYQPVWQEFEALLAQLELDEKHSGPIGSRKARAPGQANANMEEFTSLYRKLCHLNALAIRRNYSSYLVDKLGDLIVRGHQQLYQRKPRFGRQILRFLMVDFPQLVRAEAKLFWLSSALFYGPGLLIFIAILLKPDLIYTMMSPDQVSNFEAMYDPSNRTLGAARESETNWQMFGFYIYNNISVAFQTFASGILFCVGSLFYLIFNGLNIGAVAAHLTNVEFTETFFTFVVGHGSFELTAIVIAGAAGLKLGIALLSPGSLPRVESLRRAAQVSIKLVYGVTFLLLIAAFVEAFWSSNNILAPWQKYLFGGVFWLVVAAYLVLSGRGYAPAKEAA; this is translated from the coding sequence ATGAAACAGGGTGTATTCGAACGCCGCTACCAGCCGGTTTGGCAAGAATTTGAAGCGCTACTCGCGCAGCTGGAATTAGACGAAAAGCACAGCGGGCCCATTGGGTCTCGCAAAGCGCGCGCGCCCGGTCAAGCCAATGCCAATATGGAAGAGTTCACCAGCTTGTACCGCAAGCTGTGCCACCTAAATGCACTGGCAATTCGCCGCAACTACAGCAGTTACCTTGTGGATAAACTGGGCGATTTAATTGTGCGCGGGCACCAGCAGCTATACCAGCGCAAGCCGCGGTTTGGCCGCCAAATACTGCGCTTTTTAATGGTGGATTTTCCTCAGTTGGTACGCGCAGAAGCAAAATTATTTTGGTTGTCGTCGGCGCTTTTTTACGGGCCAGGCTTACTTATTTTTATCGCCATACTGCTCAAACCCGACCTTATCTACACCATGATGTCGCCAGACCAAGTGAGTAACTTTGAAGCCATGTACGACCCCAGCAATCGCACCCTAGGTGCCGCGCGGGAATCGGAAACCAATTGGCAGATGTTTGGCTTTTATATTTACAACAACATTAGCGTCGCCTTTCAAACCTTTGCTTCGGGTATATTGTTTTGCGTAGGCAGTTTGTTTTATCTCATTTTTAACGGTTTGAATATTGGTGCCGTTGCGGCGCACCTTACAAATGTTGAATTTACCGAAACCTTTTTTACCTTTGTTGTGGGCCACGGCAGCTTCGAGCTAACCGCCATTGTAATTGCTGGGGCCGCAGGGCTAAAGCTTGGCATAGCGCTGCTGTCGCCGGGTAGTTTACCCCGGGTGGAGTCGTTGCGACGTGCGGCACAGGTAAGCATTAAATTGGTTTATGGGGTTACATTTTTGCTGTTAATTGCAGCGTTTGTGGAAGCGTTCTGGTCGTCCAATAATATTCTTGCCCCTTGGCAAAAATATTTATTTGGGGGTGTTTTCTGGTTAGTGGTTGCTGCGTATTTGGTGTTGAGTGGTCGTGGTTATGCGCCCGCTAAGGAGGCCGCGTGA
- a CDS encoding DUF4350 domain-containing protein: MSNTTNPITARRLKDRKSLIIAIAIIAVAAAGFYLFYAFIVKWTYIEHDIGWNKDVRREPVYAAREFLEKQGIETEYRRSFALFDKLDGNSSRNTPGPNDTIVLFDSFGVISEARFEKLSPWLHSGGTLVTSTYNPRNKGVEPDELFYYLGVEVHESISPIELRQGESQEDAEQRVKQRRFPFEGFLKDIAEEAKKTEQKNKQNIEDGEFLKKADKSSSRSETLEPEQSAAKENEKAEGGEDKNSKNKTDSSLLQPEKLDKTDADKAEGSVEEKSDAKSDEKPDEQEKKYGSYKHYNPSECPKLAAATLIPFSSEAEPLAVHFNRGRLFDYMDESAEPEGWVGDENGMLFAQYLMNNGQVYITVNNHIWWNENIACLDNAYLLLKIINRDGKVWFVQNMESPALSEAAWQFAPAVVIGLTIALLLWLWFTSRRFGPVFPERDLSRRSFAEHLRAHARFLWRKQAHQRMLNSLRHSVFALLSRKISRFDTLPEKEKLDHLEALFKMDRTELYRAFIKTDIDDPNELVTVVQCLKQIKDSL, encoded by the coding sequence ATGAGTAATACCACCAACCCCATTACCGCACGCCGCCTTAAAGATCGCAAATCGCTTATTATTGCCATCGCTATCATTGCCGTTGCGGCTGCTGGCTTTTATTTATTTTATGCCTTTATCGTTAAGTGGACCTATATAGAGCACGATATAGGCTGGAATAAAGATGTGCGCCGCGAGCCGGTATATGCCGCACGTGAATTTTTAGAAAAACAGGGCATAGAAACCGAATACCGCCGCAGCTTTGCCCTGTTCGATAAACTCGACGGCAATAGCTCGCGCAATACCCCCGGGCCTAACGACACAATCGTGCTGTTTGATAGCTTTGGCGTAATTAGTGAAGCGCGTTTCGAAAAGCTTTCGCCGTGGCTGCACAGCGGCGGCACGTTGGTTACCTCTACCTATAACCCACGCAATAAAGGGGTTGAGCCAGATGAGTTATTTTATTATTTGGGGGTAGAGGTACACGAATCTATTTCACCCATAGAGTTGCGCCAAGGCGAAAGCCAAGAGGATGCTGAACAGCGAGTAAAGCAACGCAGATTCCCCTTTGAAGGGTTTTTAAAGGATATAGCCGAAGAGGCAAAAAAGACCGAACAAAAAAATAAGCAAAATATAGAAGACGGCGAGTTTCTTAAAAAAGCCGACAAGTCATCGAGCCGCAGCGAAACGTTAGAGCCGGAACAATCTGCTGCAAAAGAAAACGAAAAAGCTGAAGGTGGCGAAGACAAAAATTCCAAAAATAAAACGGATAGCAGCCTGCTTCAGCCTGAAAAGCTGGATAAAACAGATGCCGACAAAGCAGAGGGCAGCGTAGAAGAAAAATCTGACGCAAAGTCAGATGAAAAGCCAGACGAGCAAGAAAAAAAGTATGGCTCTTACAAGCACTACAACCCCAGCGAGTGCCCCAAGTTAGCTGCCGCAACGCTCATTCCTTTTTCGAGTGAAGCAGAGCCATTGGCGGTACATTTTAATCGAGGCCGCCTGTTTGATTACATGGATGAATCCGCCGAGCCAGAAGGTTGGGTGGGCGATGAAAACGGCATGCTGTTTGCGCAGTATTTAATGAACAACGGCCAAGTGTATATTACGGTTAACAACCATATTTGGTGGAACGAAAATATAGCCTGCCTCGACAACGCCTACCTGTTGTTAAAAATAATTAATCGCGACGGCAAAGTGTGGTTTGTACAAAATATGGAATCGCCGGCGTTAAGCGAAGCCGCGTGGCAATTTGCCCCTGCGGTTGTTATTGGGCTAACCATTGCGCTGTTGTTGTGGCTGTGGTTTACCTCGCGCCGCTTTGGCCCAGTATTCCCAGAGCGAGATTTATCGCGCCGCAGTTTTGCCGAGCACTTGCGCGCCCACGCTCGCTTTTTATGGCGCAAGCAAGCGCATCAACGCATGTTAAATAGTTTGCGTCACAGCGTATTTGCGTTGCTCTCGCGCAAAATCTCTAGGTTCGACACATTGCCAGAGAAAGAAAAGTTAGACCATTTGGAAGCGCTCTTCAAAATGGATAGAACCGAGCTATATCGCGCCTTTATTAAAACCGATATAGATGACCCCAACGAACTTGTCACCGTAGTACAGTGCTTAAAGCAAATAAAGGATTCACTATGA
- the ettA gene encoding energy-dependent translational throttle protein EttA — MAQYVFTMNRVGKIVPPKREILKDISLSFFPGAKIGVLGLNGAGKSTLLRIMAGVDQDYIGEARPMPDIKVGYLQQEPQLNPEKDVRGNVLEGMQEAVDALAELDRVYAAYAEPDADFDALAKTQARMEDIIQAWDAHNMEHTLEVAADALRLPPWDADVTKLSGGEKRRVALCRLLLSKPDMLLLDEPTNHLDAESVYWLERFLKDFTGTVVAITHDRYFLDNAAGWILELDRGHGIPYEGNYSDWLDAKEKRLAQEERGEAARKKAIKAELEWVRQNPKGRQAKSKARLARFEEMQSQDFQSRNETNEIYIPPGERLGDKVIEFKGVSKGYGKELLIDNLSFSIPKGAIVGIVGGNGAGKSTLFRMIAGQEQPDSGTIELGETVKVAFVDQSRDNLDDDKSVWEAVSGGSDILKIGNYEVGSRAYIGRFNFKGNDQQKRVGDLSGGERGRLHLANTLKQGANVLLLDEPSNDLDIETLRALEEAIQTFPGSALIISHDRWFLDRVATHILAYEGDSEIVFFEGNYTEYHEDFVARKGENAQPRRVKYKSLK, encoded by the coding sequence ATGGCTCAATACGTATTCACTATGAATCGAGTGGGAAAAATTGTTCCCCCAAAACGCGAAATTCTTAAGGATATCTCCCTTTCTTTCTTCCCTGGCGCCAAAATTGGTGTTTTAGGCTTGAACGGTGCGGGTAAATCGACGCTTTTGCGCATTATGGCAGGCGTGGATCAGGACTATATTGGTGAAGCGCGCCCCATGCCCGATATTAAAGTGGGGTATTTGCAGCAGGAACCTCAGCTGAACCCAGAAAAGGACGTGCGCGGTAACGTATTAGAAGGCATGCAAGAGGCCGTAGATGCTCTGGCCGAACTAGACCGCGTTTACGCCGCTTACGCCGAGCCGGATGCCGACTTTGACGCATTGGCCAAAACCCAAGCGCGTATGGAAGACATTATTCAGGCGTGGGATGCCCACAACATGGAGCACACCCTAGAAGTTGCCGCCGATGCATTGCGCCTACCGCCTTGGGATGCCGATGTAACCAAACTCTCTGGTGGTGAAAAGCGCCGCGTCGCCCTGTGTCGCCTACTGCTTTCTAAGCCAGACATGCTACTGCTCGACGAGCCAACCAACCACTTGGATGCCGAATCTGTTTACTGGTTAGAGCGCTTCTTAAAAGACTTTACCGGCACAGTGGTAGCCATTACCCACGATCGCTACTTTTTGGATAACGCTGCAGGCTGGATATTGGAGCTCGACCGCGGTCACGGTATTCCCTATGAAGGTAACTATTCCGATTGGCTAGACGCGAAAGAAAAGCGCCTAGCGCAGGAAGAGCGCGGCGAAGCTGCGCGTAAAAAAGCGATAAAAGCAGAATTGGAATGGGTACGTCAAAACCCTAAGGGCCGCCAAGCCAAGAGCAAGGCACGTTTAGCGCGTTTTGAAGAAATGCAATCGCAGGATTTCCAATCTCGTAACGAAACCAACGAAATTTACATTCCACCCGGCGAGCGCTTGGGTGACAAAGTGATTGAGTTTAAAGGCGTAAGCAAAGGCTACGGCAAAGAGTTACTTATCGATAACCTTAGCTTTTCAATTCCCAAGGGCGCCATTGTGGGCATTGTGGGCGGTAACGGCGCGGGTAAATCCACCCTGTTTAGAATGATTGCCGGCCAAGAGCAACCCGATAGCGGTACCATTGAGCTGGGCGAAACAGTAAAAGTGGCTTTTGTTGACCAAAGTCGCGACAACCTAGACGACGATAAGAGCGTGTGGGAAGCGGTTTCTGGTGGCTCTGATATTTTAAAAATAGGCAATTACGAAGTGGGCTCGCGCGCGTATATCGGTCGCTTTAACTTTAAAGGTAACGACCAGCAAAAACGTGTGGGTGATTTATCTGGTGGTGAACGCGGCCGCTTACATTTGGCCAACACCTTAAAGCAAGGCGCAAACGTTTTGCTACTGGATGAGCCATCGAACGATTTGGATATTGAAACCCTGCGCGCACTAGAAGAAGCCATTCAAACCTTCCCCGGCAGCGCACTGATTATTTCGCATGACCGCTGGTTCTTAGATCGCGTAGCCACCCATATTTTAGCTTACGAAGGCGATAGCGAAATTGTATTCTTTGAAGGTAACTACACCGAATACCACGAAGACTTTGTTGCCCGCAAAGGCGAAAACGCCCAACCGCGCAGAGTGAAATACAAATCGTTGAAATAA
- the glyA gene encoding serine hydroxymethyltransferase produces MFDTKQTLDAFDPEIWQSIQDEAQRQEEHIELIASENYTSPMVMEAQGTKLTNKYAEGYPGKRYYGGCEYVDKAEALAIERAKTLFGADYANVQPHSGSQANSAVYAALCSPGDTVLGMSLAHGGHLTHGASVSFSGKMYNAVQYGINPDTGLVDYEEIANLAREHKPKMIVAGFSAYSQVLDWQKFRDIADEVGAYLMVDMAHVAGLVAAGVYPSPVQIADVTTSTTHKTLRGPRGGIILAKANPEIEKKLNSAVFPGGQGGPLMHVIAAKAISFKEAMTDEYKAYQKQVVANAKAMAATFNERGIKIVSGGTENHLMLVDLIGKEYTGKDADAALGAAYITVNKNAVPNDPRSPFVTSGLRVGTPAVTTRGFKEKQCIDLTNWICDVLESLENGNSEQVIADVKAKVLAVCAEFPVYK; encoded by the coding sequence ATGTTTGATACCAAGCAAACACTCGACGCATTCGACCCAGAAATTTGGCAATCCATCCAAGATGAAGCCCAGCGTCAAGAAGAGCATATTGAGTTAATTGCTTCAGAAAACTACACCAGCCCAATGGTGATGGAAGCCCAAGGCACCAAGCTTACTAACAAATATGCAGAAGGGTACCCAGGCAAGCGCTACTACGGTGGTTGTGAGTATGTAGACAAAGCCGAAGCATTGGCTATTGAGCGTGCAAAAACCTTGTTTGGTGCAGATTACGCCAACGTACAGCCGCACTCTGGTTCGCAAGCTAACTCGGCTGTTTACGCCGCATTGTGTTCACCTGGCGATACCGTATTAGGCATGAGCTTGGCGCACGGTGGTCACTTAACGCACGGTGCTTCCGTTAGCTTCTCTGGCAAAATGTACAACGCGGTACAGTACGGCATTAACCCAGATACTGGTTTAGTCGATTACGAAGAAATTGCTAACTTGGCGCGTGAGCACAAGCCAAAAATGATTGTTGCTGGTTTCTCGGCCTATAGCCAAGTACTAGATTGGCAGAAATTCCGCGATATCGCCGACGAAGTAGGCGCTTACTTAATGGTTGATATGGCTCACGTTGCTGGTCTTGTTGCCGCTGGTGTATACCCATCACCTGTGCAAATTGCCGATGTAACTACCTCCACTACCCACAAAACATTACGTGGTCCACGCGGTGGTATTATCCTTGCCAAAGCCAACCCAGAGATAGAAAAGAAATTAAACTCTGCGGTATTCCCTGGCGGTCAAGGTGGCCCATTGATGCACGTCATTGCGGCTAAAGCGATTAGCTTTAAAGAGGCCATGACCGACGAGTACAAAGCGTATCAAAAACAAGTTGTTGCTAACGCAAAAGCCATGGCTGCAACATTCAATGAGCGCGGCATTAAAATTGTATCTGGCGGAACCGAAAACCACCTTATGTTGGTAGACTTAATCGGTAAAGAATACACCGGTAAAGATGCCGATGCCGCTTTGGGTGCAGCGTACATTACCGTAAACAAAAATGCGGTACCTAACGACCCACGCTCACCGTTTGTAACCAGCGGTTTACGCGTTGGTACCCCGGCTGTAACTACCCGTGGTTTTAAAGAGAAGCAGTGTATAGACCTTACTAACTGGATTTGCGACGTACTAGAAAGCTTAGAAAACGGCAATTCAGAGCAAGTAATTGCAGATGTAAAAGCAAAAGTATTGGCTGTTTGTGCTGAGTTCCCAGTTTACAAATAA